The following DNA comes from Janthinobacterium sp. TB1-E2.
GGCCAATTCCAACGGCGGCGTCTTCAACGACTGCATCGTGCAGCCTGGCCCCATCGACGGCGGCCGCTGTCCGCAAGACCAGGTCGCTGTGCTCGAGCGCTTCGTGCCCATCAATTTCAGCGGTGGCGTCAATTTCGTCGATTGCGCCACCGGCTGGGCCTGGCCAGACAGGGTGCGTCCCGAACTGGTCTACCTGAGCGGCGGCGTGCCCGCGTACTTCCGCATCAGCAATGCGCTGGTGGCGCCCGCGCTGGGCATGATGGTCGGCAAGTCGGGCCGCACGACGCAATTGACGCAAGGCCGCATCACGGGCCTGGGCGCCACCATCAACGTCAATTACGGTGGCGGCAGGATCGCGCTGTTCCAGGACCAGATCGCCATCACGGGCGTGAGCGGGGCGTTCAGCGCGGGCGGCGATTCCGGCTCCTCCATCTGGACCTGGAACCAGCAGCGCAATCCCGTAGGCTTGCTGTTTGCCGGCGGCAATAACATCACCTTTGCCAACCAGATGCGGCGGGTGGTGGTGGCGCTCGACATCAATTTGTATACTTGAACCCTCGAGGAGACGGCGCGGCGCAGGTGTCGCGCCGCCTCGTCCTTGTATAACGCTGTTTTTTGCACGATGATGATGGTATGAGCGACAGCAGCCATGTGCCCGGCGAACGGCGCTGCGGCGCCCGATGGCCGGGTGTATCATGGAAGGCATCAGGAGGGTGGGTCATGTCAAACAGTAAATTCGCACAATCGCCGTATGGCGTTTTCGAGGACGCCGCCATGCCGTATTTGCCGGATGAGACGCCTGGACAGGGCATGGGGCAATATGCTCCTGCCGCGCCCCAGGGCCGGCTGGAAGCGGCGAAGCGGCGCAACGAGCGGGCGCTAATGGCCATCGACGGCGTGGAAGGTGTCAGCGTGGGACAGACGGCCGTGGGCAAGGAAGCGCTCGTCGTGTATCTGCGCGACTCGTCCGTCAAGCGGCGCGTGCCGTCTCAGGTCGAGGGTTATCCGGTGGAAACGAGCATCACGGGCCAGATCGATATCCAGCGCTGGTAGGCAGCAAGCGGGCCTGGGCACCTTGCCGCGGCGGAGCGTTGCGATAGAAGACCTGTTGCCAGGCCTTCCATGCAGTCTTGCAGCCTGCCTTATTTGCTCAGGCGGCCGATCGCTTCGGCCACGCCCGCGCCATAGGCGGGGTCGCACAGGGTGCAGTTGCCGATGTGGCGTTGCTTGACTTGCTCCGACGCGCCCGAGATGGCGCGCGCCGTGTTGTCGAACAAGGCTTGCTGCTGCGCCGCGGTCATCAGGCGGAACAGGGCGCGCGGCTGCGAATAGTAATCCTCGTCGACTCTGTGGTTCCAGTGGTCGGCCGCGCCTTCGATGCTCAATGGCGGCTCGCGGAAATCGGGCTGCTCGGCCCACTCCTGCTCGCTGTTCGGTTCATAGCCCAGGGTGCCGCCCATGTTGCCGTCGACGCGCATCTGGCCGTCGCGGTGGTAGCTGTGGAACGGGCATTTCGGCGCGTTGACAGGGATATGGCTGTGGTTGACGCCAAGGCGGTAGCGCTGCGCGTCGCCATACGAGAACAGCCGGCCTTGCAGCATCTTGTCCGGCGAAAAGCTGATGCCGGGCACCACGTTGGCCGGGTTGAAGGCCGCCTGTTCCACTTCGGCAAAGTGGTTGTCGGCATTGCGGTTCAGTTCCAGCACGCCTACTTCGATCAGCGGATAGTCGCCGTGCGGCCACACTTTCGACAGGTCGAACGGGTTGAGGTGATACGTGCCTGCCTCTTTTTCCGGCATGATCTGCACGTACAGGGTCCAGCGGGGGAAATCCTTGTTTTCGATGCTTTCGTACAGGTCGCGGTGCGAGCTTTCGCGGTCCTTGCCGACCAGTTCTTCGGCTTCGGCGTCCGTCAGGTTTTGAATCCCTTGCTGGGTTTTCAAGGTGAACTTGACCCAGAAACGCTCGTTTTGCGCATTCAGGAAGCTGAAAGTGTGGCTGCCGAAGCCATGCATGTGGCGGAAGCTGCGCGGCAAGCCACGGTCGCTCATCACCACCGTGACCTGGTGCAGGGCTTCAGGCAGCGAGGTCCAGAAATCCCAGTTGCTGTTGGCACTGCGCAAGCCGGTGCGCGGGTCGCGCTTGATGGCGTGATTCAGATCGGGAAATTTCAATGGGTCGCGCATGAAGAAGACGGGCGTGTTGTTGCCGACCAGGTCCCAGTTGCCTTCTTCCGTGTAGAACTTCAGGGCAAAGCCGCGGATATCGCGTTCCGCGTCCGCCGCGCCCCGTTCGCCGGCCACCGTGGAAAAGCGCGCGAACATCGGCGTTTTCTTGCCCACTTCGCCAAAGATTTTCGCCCGCGTGTAGCGCGTGATGTCGTGCGTGACGGTAAACGTGCCGTACGCACCGGAACCCTTGGCATGCATGCGGCGCTCGGGGATGACTTCGCGGTCGAAGTGGGCCAGCTTTTCCAGGAACCACACATCTTGCAGCAGGGCGGGGCCGCGCGGGCCGGCCGTCTGGATGTTCTGGTTGTCGGGAACAGGCGCGCCAAAGGCGGTGGTC
Coding sequences within:
- a CDS encoding catalase codes for the protein MKKLTTAFGAPVPDNQNIQTAGPRGPALLQDVWFLEKLAHFDREVIPERRMHAKGSGAYGTFTVTHDITRYTRAKIFGEVGKKTPMFARFSTVAGERGAADAERDIRGFALKFYTEEGNWDLVGNNTPVFFMRDPLKFPDLNHAIKRDPRTGLRSANSNWDFWTSLPEALHQVTVVMSDRGLPRSFRHMHGFGSHTFSFLNAQNERFWVKFTLKTQQGIQNLTDAEAEELVGKDRESSHRDLYESIENKDFPRWTLYVQIMPEKEAGTYHLNPFDLSKVWPHGDYPLIEVGVLELNRNADNHFAEVEQAAFNPANVVPGISFSPDKMLQGRLFSYGDAQRYRLGVNHSHIPVNAPKCPFHSYHRDGQMRVDGNMGGTLGYEPNSEQEWAEQPDFREPPLSIEGAADHWNHRVDEDYYSQPRALFRLMTAAQQQALFDNTARAISGASEQVKQRHIGNCTLCDPAYGAGVAEAIGRLSK